Proteins encoded by one window of Listeria cossartiae subsp. cossartiae:
- the mfd gene encoding transcription-repair coupling factor produces the protein MKGLQQLIYEQKDIRAVLKALDEKEKAQLVTGLTGSSRALFASVVEGASKRPVVFVTHNLYHAQKLYDDLLSLMDVDRLFLYPADELISSELSISSPELRGQRVEALDFLLSGKPGIVIVPVAGLRKMLPPVALWKHFNISIVEGEEIDPDVLRQKLVTMGYTMSGMVNTPGEFSVRGGIIDIYPITEEFPIRIELFDTEVDSLRFFDVETQRSTTRVEEFRLLPATEIILDQSYYPDIVQRLEKKMTLTLNELKEDADKQALVENLEEELEMLRSGVKPDMFFKYIGLAYPDPASLFDYLPKNTAILLDEFARILETEESLEREEAEWQTETLSRMETVRDVQVSHSFKKLLEANQSPKIYLSLFQKQMASMRASKTTNIVYKQMQQFHGQMNVLKTELESWHKNNYAVVILAPNLERAEKMQQTLADYDMESTILKEESDVPKYGMVQFVIGTFQNGFELPLAKVAIISETELFNKKIKKVKKRQKLSNAERIQSYSELKVGDYVVHVNHGIARYVGMETLDINGVHKDYLLLVYQGEDKLFIPVDQLDLVQKYVGAEGKSPRLNKLGGAEWKRVKKKVQASVQDIADDLIKLYAEREAEKGYAFSADDEMQREFEDTFPYQETEDQLRSISEIKKDMERPRPMDRLLVGDVGYGKTEVALRAAFKAIMDGKQVAFLVPTTILAQQHYETMKERFQGFPIEIGLLSRFRTKKQQTETLKGMKNGTVDVVVGTHRLLSKDVEYQDLGLLIVDEEQRFGVTHKEKIKQMRSKIDVLTLTATPIPRTLHMSMLGVRDLSVIETPPANRFPVQTYVAEQNNVLVREAIERELARDGQVYYLYNRVESITQKADEISAMVPDARVATAHGQMGESELESVILSFLEGEFDVLVTTTIIETGVDIPNVNTLFVQDADRMGLSQLYQLRGRVGRWNRIAYAYFMYQKDKILREEAEKRLSAIKEFTELGSGFKIAMRDLSIRGAGNILGAQQHGFIDSVGFDLYSQMLKEAIEAKKPKEEQKQIVPVEIDIQADAYIPEYYITDGRQKIEMYKRFRNIEVLSELEDLQSDMIDRFGEYPEEVEYLFTMTELKVHALEVGIESVKQEQNKITMLFSESGTAGIRGDIVMQIIGEFGRMVGVGMEGTQLKITINVQNKPLKEWLYQVKSLAEKLRGAMKEKVSTEN, from the coding sequence TTGAAAGGATTACAACAATTAATATATGAACAAAAAGATATTCGAGCGGTCTTAAAAGCGCTTGATGAAAAAGAAAAAGCACAACTTGTCACGGGACTCACGGGTTCTTCGCGCGCGTTATTTGCAAGCGTGGTAGAAGGAGCATCGAAGCGGCCAGTTGTATTTGTCACGCACAATTTATATCATGCACAAAAATTATATGATGATCTACTTTCATTAATGGACGTTGATCGCCTATTTTTATACCCAGCAGATGAATTAATTTCATCAGAGCTTAGTATTTCTAGCCCGGAGCTTCGTGGTCAACGTGTTGAAGCACTCGACTTTCTGCTGTCCGGAAAACCGGGAATCGTCATCGTCCCAGTGGCTGGACTTAGAAAAATGCTTCCGCCAGTTGCGCTTTGGAAACATTTCAATATATCTATCGTTGAAGGCGAAGAAATCGATCCAGATGTTTTACGTCAAAAATTAGTAACGATGGGTTACACGATGAGCGGGATGGTAAATACCCCGGGAGAATTCAGCGTTCGCGGCGGGATTATTGATATTTACCCAATCACAGAAGAATTTCCAATCAGAATAGAACTTTTTGATACCGAAGTAGATTCGCTTCGTTTCTTTGATGTGGAAACACAACGCTCGACAACACGCGTGGAAGAATTCCGCTTGCTTCCGGCAACAGAAATCATTTTAGATCAAAGTTATTATCCTGACATCGTCCAACGTTTGGAAAAGAAAATGACGCTCACTTTAAATGAGTTAAAAGAAGACGCGGATAAACAAGCGCTCGTTGAAAATTTAGAAGAAGAATTGGAAATGTTGCGTTCAGGCGTAAAACCAGACATGTTCTTTAAATATATTGGGTTGGCTTACCCAGACCCAGCCTCGCTTTTCGATTACTTACCAAAAAATACGGCCATTTTGCTCGATGAATTTGCGCGGATTTTGGAAACCGAAGAAAGTTTGGAACGGGAAGAAGCGGAGTGGCAGACAGAAACGTTAAGTCGAATGGAAACAGTTCGCGATGTGCAAGTAAGCCATTCTTTCAAAAAACTATTAGAAGCAAACCAATCACCAAAAATTTATTTATCCCTTTTCCAAAAACAAATGGCGAGCATGCGCGCATCGAAAACGACCAATATCGTTTATAAACAAATGCAGCAATTCCACGGTCAAATGAATGTTTTAAAAACGGAGCTAGAAAGCTGGCATAAAAACAATTATGCAGTAGTAATCTTAGCGCCGAATTTAGAACGCGCGGAAAAAATGCAGCAAACCTTGGCTGATTACGACATGGAAAGCACCATTTTAAAAGAAGAATCGGACGTGCCGAAATACGGAATGGTTCAATTTGTCATCGGAACATTCCAAAATGGTTTTGAACTACCGCTTGCCAAAGTAGCGATTATTAGCGAAACCGAGCTCTTCAATAAAAAAATCAAAAAGGTAAAAAAACGCCAAAAACTTTCCAATGCTGAGCGAATCCAAAGCTATTCCGAGCTAAAAGTCGGCGATTACGTAGTTCACGTCAATCACGGTATTGCGCGCTACGTTGGTATGGAAACGTTAGATATCAACGGCGTGCATAAAGATTACCTGTTACTTGTTTATCAAGGTGAAGATAAACTTTTCATCCCGGTTGATCAACTTGATTTAGTTCAAAAATACGTTGGGGCAGAAGGTAAGTCGCCTAGGCTAAATAAACTTGGTGGCGCTGAATGGAAACGAGTTAAGAAGAAAGTGCAAGCTTCCGTCCAAGATATTGCGGACGACTTAATCAAACTATACGCCGAACGTGAAGCTGAAAAAGGTTATGCGTTTAGCGCGGATGACGAAATGCAGCGCGAATTTGAAGATACTTTCCCGTATCAAGAAACTGAAGACCAATTGCGCTCGATTTCAGAAATCAAAAAAGATATGGAACGACCACGCCCAATGGATCGCCTTTTGGTCGGAGATGTTGGTTACGGAAAAACCGAAGTGGCCCTCAGAGCTGCATTCAAAGCTATTATGGATGGCAAACAAGTTGCCTTTTTAGTGCCGACAACCATTTTAGCGCAACAACACTATGAAACAATGAAAGAGCGATTCCAAGGCTTCCCAATCGAAATTGGACTTTTAAGCCGTTTCCGCACGAAAAAGCAACAAACCGAGACATTAAAAGGTATGAAAAATGGTACAGTAGATGTCGTTGTTGGCACACACCGCCTTTTATCCAAAGATGTCGAATATCAAGATTTGGGCTTGCTCATTGTCGATGAAGAACAACGATTTGGCGTAACGCACAAAGAAAAAATCAAACAAATGCGTTCCAAAATCGACGTATTAACACTTACTGCGACACCAATTCCAAGAACACTACACATGTCGATGCTCGGCGTTCGTGACCTATCTGTTATCGAAACTCCGCCAGCAAACCGTTTCCCGGTGCAAACCTATGTCGCGGAACAAAATAACGTTTTAGTCCGCGAGGCAATCGAACGGGAATTAGCACGTGACGGACAAGTGTACTATCTCTACAACCGGGTTGAATCCATTACCCAAAAAGCAGATGAAATTTCTGCGATGGTTCCAGATGCTCGAGTGGCAACTGCGCACGGCCAAATGGGCGAATCAGAATTAGAATCTGTTATTTTGAGTTTCCTTGAAGGGGAATTCGACGTACTCGTAACAACAACGATTATTGAAACTGGCGTAGACATTCCAAACGTTAACACGCTGTTCGTTCAAGACGCTGACCGAATGGGGCTTTCTCAACTCTATCAGTTACGCGGACGGGTAGGGCGTTGGAACAGAATCGCCTATGCTTACTTCATGTATCAAAAAGATAAAATTTTGCGTGAGGAAGCGGAGAAACGCTTATCGGCCATTAAAGAATTTACCGAATTAGGCTCTGGTTTCAAAATCGCCATGCGTGATTTATCCATTCGCGGTGCCGGAAATATTCTCGGCGCGCAACAACATGGCTTTATCGATTCAGTCGGGTTCGATCTTTACTCGCAAATGCTCAAAGAAGCAATCGAAGCGAAAAAACCAAAAGAAGAACAAAAACAAATCGTCCCAGTCGAAATCGATATCCAAGCCGATGCGTATATTCCAGAATATTATATTACAGACGGCCGTCAAAAAATCGAGATGTACAAACGCTTCCGCAATATAGAAGTGTTGAGCGAACTTGAGGATTTACAAAGTGATATGATTGACCGTTTTGGAGAATATCCAGAAGAAGTGGAATATCTGTTCACGATGACTGAACTTAAAGTACACGCACTAGAAGTTGGCATTGAATCCGTGAAACAAGAACAAAATAAAATTACAATGTTATTCTCGGAAAGTGGAACAGCTGGCATTCGCGGTGATATCGTCATGCAAATTATTGGCGAATTTGGCCGCATGGTCGGCGTTGGCATGGAAGGCACGCAACTAAAAATCACGATTAATGTCCAAAATAAACCTTTAAAAGAATGGTTATACCAAGTGAAAAGCTTAGCTGAAAAACTTCGTGGTGCTATGAAAGAAAAAGTATCAACCGAAAATTGA
- the pth gene encoding aminoacyl-tRNA hydrolase, with translation MKLIAGLGNPGKKYERTRHNVGFMVVDELSFRHQTPWKKSKFNGMTSEINVGGEKIILVKPLTFMNASGECIRPLMDYYNIPIEDVVIVYDDLDLPVGKIRLRQKGSAGGHNGMKSIIQHVKTQEFNRIRVGVSRPIKGEVINYVLGDFPKAEQPDIIAAIQKSADAIEDFAQTPFIEVMNKYNQK, from the coding sequence ATGAAATTAATTGCAGGACTCGGAAATCCGGGCAAAAAATACGAACGTACCCGGCATAATGTCGGTTTTATGGTAGTTGATGAGCTAAGTTTCCGCCATCAAACACCTTGGAAAAAATCCAAATTTAATGGTATGACAAGTGAAATTAACGTTGGCGGCGAAAAAATAATTTTAGTAAAACCGCTCACTTTCATGAATGCTTCTGGTGAATGTATTCGTCCGCTAATGGATTACTACAACATCCCGATTGAAGACGTCGTGATTGTGTACGATGATCTTGATTTACCAGTTGGGAAAATCAGATTGCGTCAAAAAGGTAGCGCTGGCGGCCATAATGGCATGAAATCCATTATCCAACACGTCAAGACGCAAGAGTTTAACCGTATTCGTGTGGGTGTAAGTCGCCCTATAAAAGGAGAAGTCATTAACTACGTGTTAGGAGATTTCCCTAAAGCAGAACAACCTGATATTATCGCAGCAATTCAAAAAAGTGCAGATGCCATCGAAGACTTTGCGCAAACGCCATTTATTGAAGTAATGAATAAATACAACCAAAAATAA
- a CDS encoding GNAT family N-acetyltransferase: protein MLDKSVPHISVAMVNHDAANYPEFHLPAGYSFCFYKDGLEEDWCRLQLETGQVPSMDSIRARFESEFGNEKEKLAKRCVFVQAPDGALIGTAMLWDGNTFGEMASRIHWVAVLDSHGGKGIAKALLSKILGINKNDFVYLTTQTGSYQAIYLYQKFGFEKYIGKTPENWKTADFQAENKTAWQIIENKIAEHQA from the coding sequence ATGCTTGATAAATCAGTACCACATATTTCTGTTGCGATGGTCAATCACGATGCCGCAAATTATCCGGAGTTTCATTTGCCGGCGGGATATTCTTTTTGCTTTTATAAAGATGGTTTGGAAGAAGACTGGTGTAGATTGCAATTAGAAACTGGTCAGGTGCCATCAATGGATAGTATTCGCGCTCGTTTTGAATCAGAATTTGGAAATGAAAAAGAAAAATTGGCCAAGCGTTGTGTTTTTGTGCAAGCTCCAGATGGTGCGCTTATTGGAACGGCAATGCTCTGGGACGGGAATACATTTGGCGAAATGGCGAGCCGGATTCATTGGGTGGCTGTCCTCGATTCGCACGGTGGCAAAGGTATCGCAAAAGCCTTGCTATCCAAAATCCTCGGTATAAATAAAAATGATTTTGTCTATTTGACCACACAAACCGGAAGTTACCAAGCAATTTATTTATATCAAAAATTCGGTTTTGAAAAATATATCGGAAAAACTCCTGAAAATTGGAAAACAGCAGACTTTCAAGCTGAAAATAAAACAGCATGGCAAATTATCGAAAATAAAATTGCCGAACATCAAGCCTAG
- a CDS encoding 50S ribosomal protein L25/general stress protein Ctc: MATTLEVQKRETTQHSEVTRLRSEGKVPGIIYGYKSENVPVSVDSLELIKAVRDNGRNAVFSVTVDGKKLNVLLHEYQVDPLKDVLVHVDLLAVDMNEEVETDVRVVLVGDAPGVKAGGVLQQIIHDVKVSATPEKLPETIELDISSLEIGDVLTTNDLPENKDYVVQAEEEETVVTVSAPRAEEEPTTTEAPEPEAVHGKDEEPVE, encoded by the coding sequence ATGGCAACAACATTAGAGGTCCAGAAAAGAGAAACAACGCAACATTCAGAAGTAACGAGATTGCGTAGTGAAGGAAAAGTACCTGGAATTATTTATGGTTACAAATCAGAGAATGTTCCAGTTTCCGTTGATTCTTTGGAATTAATCAAAGCAGTTCGTGACAATGGTCGAAACGCCGTATTTTCAGTTACTGTAGACGGCAAGAAGTTAAATGTTTTATTACATGAATATCAAGTGGATCCGTTAAAAGATGTTTTAGTGCATGTTGATTTATTAGCGGTTGATATGAATGAAGAAGTGGAGACCGATGTTCGCGTGGTATTAGTTGGTGATGCACCAGGAGTTAAAGCTGGCGGCGTATTACAACAAATTATCCATGACGTAAAAGTTTCGGCAACACCAGAAAAATTACCAGAAACAATTGAATTAGACATTTCTTCATTAGAAATCGGTGATGTTTTAACAACGAACGATCTTCCGGAAAACAAAGATTACGTCGTGCAAGCTGAGGAAGAAGAAACAGTAGTAACTGTGTCTGCTCCGCGCGCTGAAGAAGAACCGACGACTACGGAAGCGCCAGAACCAGAAGCTGTACATGGTAAAGATGAAGAGCCAGTTGAATAA
- a CDS encoding L-lactate dehydrogenase, with protein MKDHQKIILVGDGAVGSSYAFACVNLSIGQEFGIIDIDKDRTIGDAMDLSHAVPFSTPKKIYSANYSDCHDADLVVVTAGTAQKPGETRLDLVNRNIKIMKGIVDEVMASGFDGIFLIASNPVDILTYATWKFSGLPKERVIGSGTSLDTARFRMSIADYLKVDARNVHGYILGEHGDTEFPAWSHTTVGGLPITEWISEDEQGAMDTIFVSVRDAAYEIINKKGATFYGVAAALARITKAILNNENAILPLSVYLDGHYGMKDIYIGAPAVVNRQGVRHIVEMNLTDKEKEQMKNSADTLKKVLDDAMKQVD; from the coding sequence ATGAAAGATCATCAAAAAATTATTTTAGTTGGCGACGGAGCAGTTGGTTCCAGTTACGCATTTGCTTGTGTAAACTTAAGCATCGGACAAGAATTTGGTATCATTGACATAGATAAAGACAGAACTATTGGGGATGCAATGGATTTAAGCCACGCCGTTCCATTTTCCACACCAAAGAAAATCTACTCAGCGAATTATAGCGATTGCCATGATGCAGATTTAGTTGTCGTAACAGCTGGAACTGCACAAAAACCCGGTGAAACTCGTTTAGACTTAGTAAATCGTAACATCAAAATCATGAAAGGTATCGTGGATGAAGTTATGGCAAGTGGGTTTGACGGTATTTTCCTAATCGCATCTAACCCGGTAGATATTTTAACTTACGCTACATGGAAATTTTCAGGCCTTCCTAAAGAACGCGTTATCGGTTCTGGAACAAGCCTTGATACAGCACGTTTCCGTATGTCGATTGCCGATTATTTAAAAGTGGATGCTCGTAACGTCCATGGTTACATTCTTGGCGAACACGGCGACACTGAATTCCCAGCATGGAGCCACACAACTGTCGGCGGTCTTCCAATCACTGAATGGATCAGCGAAGACGAACAAGGCGCAATGGACACTATTTTCGTAAGCGTTCGTGATGCTGCCTATGAAATCATTAATAAAAAAGGCGCTACTTTCTACGGCGTTGCAGCTGCTCTTGCTCGTATTACAAAAGCAATTTTAAATAACGAAAATGCGATTCTGCCACTTTCTGTTTATTTAGATGGTCATTATGGTATGAAAGACATTTATATCGGCGCACCAGCAGTAGTTAACCGTCAAGGCGTTCGCCACATTGTTGAAATGAACTTGACCGATAAAGAAAAAGAACAAATGAAAAACTCTGCGGATACTCTTAAAAAAGTGCTAGACGACGCAATGAAACAAGTAGACTAA
- a CDS encoding DNA alkylation repair protein encodes MITFDELNAELQALENPNTIKIFRNHGCPETLELYGLKIGDLKKIISREKLKKNHELAIELIESNNSDLIYLGLLAIDSNKITIGQIEKWNVAFRETWSQLTFGLASVVSKRDDAFLFAKKWIESDYDLTKSMGWQIYSEHINDLPEAEALLQRAKDTLQTETNRTRYSMNGFIITCGIYKDDLHKKAMEAAKSVGKVHVNLGNTACKVPDAISYIEKARNRTK; translated from the coding sequence ATGATTACTTTTGACGAACTTAATGCCGAACTACAAGCTTTAGAAAATCCCAATACGATTAAAATTTTTCGTAATCACGGTTGCCCGGAAACATTAGAGCTTTATGGTCTGAAAATTGGTGATTTAAAGAAAATTATTAGCCGAGAAAAACTAAAGAAAAACCACGAACTCGCCATAGAGCTGATTGAATCAAATAACAGTGATTTGATTTATCTCGGTTTACTTGCAATCGATTCAAACAAAATAACCATCGGGCAAATCGAAAAATGGAATGTCGCTTTCCGAGAAACTTGGTCACAACTAACTTTCGGACTCGCATCAGTTGTAAGCAAACGTGATGATGCATTCCTTTTCGCTAAAAAGTGGATTGAAAGTGATTATGATTTAACTAAATCCATGGGCTGGCAGATTTATAGCGAGCATATTAACGATTTACCCGAAGCAGAGGCATTACTTCAACGCGCGAAAGACACGCTGCAAACAGAAACCAACAGAACCCGCTATTCAATGAACGGTTTTATTATCACTTGCGGAATTTACAAAGACGATTTGCACAAAAAAGCGATGGAAGCTGCGAAATCAGTCGGGAAAGTTCATGTAAACCTTGGAAATACAGCTTGTAAAGTTCCAGACGCCATTTCTTATATAGAAAAAGCGCGAAATCGTACGAAATAA
- a CDS encoding putative heavy metal-binding protein translates to MIVTTSPNIEGKQIIEYKKIVFGEVITGVNFMKDIGAGLRNFFGGRSQGYEDELINAREEAIREMEQRAKDIGANAVIGVDIDYEVLGADNGMLMVTASGTAVVIEAQDY, encoded by the coding sequence ATGATAGTTACAACCTCACCAAATATTGAAGGCAAACAAATTATTGAGTATAAAAAAATCGTTTTCGGCGAAGTCATCACTGGCGTTAACTTTATGAAAGATATTGGGGCTGGACTTCGAAATTTCTTCGGGGGCCGTTCGCAAGGCTATGAGGACGAACTAATTAACGCTCGCGAGGAAGCAATTCGCGAAATGGAACAACGCGCGAAAGATATTGGCGCAAATGCCGTTATTGGCGTTGATATTGATTATGAAGTGCTCGGAGCTGATAACGGGATGCTGATGGTTACTGCATCTGGTACAGCTGTTGTTATTGAAGCGCAGGATTATTAA
- a CDS encoding YehR family lipoprotein — translation MNTLKKGTMALFVMVMAVMLVACGVMADTKTYERSQNGVESKLVYTCKGNKVTKQTAENVMPYTALGVSSKEEAEKMFKERIDKFQNIDGVTAKMEYKDDKAIETLEIDYTKISSEDIKGIPGMTTSGDTSKGVSMKASVKLLKSQGYKEVK, via the coding sequence ATGAATACACTTAAAAAGGGAACAATGGCTTTATTTGTAATGGTTATGGCAGTAATGTTAGTAGCTTGTGGAGTGATGGCGGACACGAAAACGTACGAACGTTCACAAAATGGTGTAGAATCTAAATTGGTATACACTTGTAAAGGAAACAAAGTCACAAAGCAAACAGCTGAAAATGTAATGCCTTACACTGCGCTAGGCGTTAGTTCAAAAGAAGAAGCTGAAAAAATGTTTAAAGAAAGAATTGATAAGTTTCAAAACATTGACGGAGTAACGGCGAAAATGGAATATAAAGATGATAAAGCTATTGAAACACTAGAGATAGATTACACTAAAATTTCTTCAGAAGATATAAAGGGAATCCCGGGTATGACTACAAGTGGTGATACTTCTAAGGGGGTTAGTATGAAAGCGTCTGTAAAATTGCTGAAATCTCAAGGTTATAAAGAGGTTAAATAA
- a CDS encoding YehR family lipoprotein: MKMLKKGTMVLFVMVMAVMLVACGGKEETKTYELSQNGATTKMTYTYVKDKVTKQTTENEMTYAALGFKNKDEAEKALKETSDKFQGVEGVKQGLEYKDDKVIETLEIDYEKADAKELVKLPGFAASGDIESGISMKESSKMLESQGYKEVK; encoded by the coding sequence ATGAAAATGCTTAAAAAGGGTACAATGGTTTTATTTGTAATGGTTATGGCAGTAATGTTAGTAGCTTGTGGAGGGAAAGAAGAAACAAAAACATACGAACTTTCTCAAAATGGTGCTACTACAAAAATGACTTATACTTATGTAAAAGATAAAGTTACTAAACAAACAACAGAAAATGAAATGACTTATGCTGCTCTAGGATTTAAAAACAAAGATGAAGCTGAAAAAGCGTTAAAAGAAACAAGCGACAAGTTCCAAGGTGTTGAAGGCGTAAAACAAGGCCTTGAGTATAAAGATGATAAAGTAATCGAAACACTAGAAATTGACTACGAAAAAGCAGATGCAAAAGAATTGGTTAAACTTCCAGGATTTGCTGCAAGTGGCGATATCGAAAGCGGAATTAGCATGAAAGAATCTTCGAAAATGCTAGAATCCCAAGGTTATAAAGAAGTTAAATAA
- a CDS encoding ribose-phosphate diphosphokinase, with the protein MSNEYFDPKLKIFSLNSNRELAEEIAKEVGIELGKSSVTHFSDGEIQINIEESIRGCHVYVIQSTSNPVNQNLMELLIMIDALKRASAATINIVMPYYGYARQDRKARSREPITAKLVANLIETAGATRMITLDMHAPQIQGFFDIPIDHLNAVRLLSDYFSERHLGDDLVVVSPDHGGVTRARKMADRLKAPIAIIDKRRPRPNVAEVMNIVGNVEGKVCIIIDDIIDTAGTITLAAKALREAGATKVYACCSHPVLSGPAMKRIEESPIEKLVVTNSIALPEEKWIDKMEQLSVAALLGEAIVRVHENASVSSLFE; encoded by the coding sequence ATGTCAAACGAGTATTTTGATCCAAAGTTGAAGATTTTCTCGCTAAATTCTAATCGTGAACTAGCTGAAGAGATTGCGAAAGAAGTAGGTATTGAGTTAGGGAAATCAAGCGTTACTCATTTTAGTGATGGAGAAATCCAAATTAACATTGAAGAAAGTATCCGTGGTTGTCATGTATATGTTATTCAATCAACGAGTAATCCTGTAAACCAGAATTTAATGGAACTTTTGATCATGATTGATGCGTTGAAACGCGCTTCCGCAGCAACAATTAATATTGTTATGCCTTACTATGGTTATGCACGTCAAGACCGTAAAGCAAGAAGCCGTGAACCGATCACAGCGAAATTAGTAGCGAACTTAATCGAAACAGCTGGTGCAACAAGAATGATTACACTTGATATGCACGCACCGCAAATCCAAGGTTTCTTTGATATTCCGATTGATCACTTGAACGCAGTACGCCTTCTAAGTGACTATTTCAGCGAACGTCATTTAGGCGACGATTTAGTAGTAGTTTCCCCTGACCATGGTGGAGTTACTCGTGCCCGCAAAATGGCTGACCGTTTGAAAGCGCCGATTGCTATCATTGATAAGCGTCGCCCGCGTCCAAACGTAGCTGAAGTAATGAACATCGTTGGTAATGTAGAAGGAAAAGTTTGTATTATTATTGATGATATCATTGATACAGCTGGAACAATCACACTTGCTGCAAAAGCATTACGTGAAGCTGGTGCAACAAAAGTTTACGCTTGCTGTTCGCACCCAGTTCTTTCAGGTCCGGCTATGAAACGCATTGAAGAATCGCCAATCGAAAAATTAGTTGTGACAAACTCCATCGCTCTTCCAGAAGAAAAATGGATCGACAAAATGGAACAACTATCTGTTGCGGCTCTTCTTGGTGAAGCAATTGTACGCGTTCACGAAAATGCTTCTGTAAGTTCTTTATTCGAATAA